The Alligator mississippiensis isolate rAllMis1 chromosome 8, rAllMis1, whole genome shotgun sequence genomic sequence ACAAGCATTGAAAGATAATGGAGAGAGAGGAGTCAAACATTTCCTACTCTAAACAGCTACTATTTTGAATTAAGACATTGAATAAAATTTGTGTTTTAGGGATCCTGTATGCTATTTATAATTTAAAAGTAACATGGGTTCAGTCCTTGTATGTACTCCCTGCACAGAATAGGATTCTTTTAGAAAGTTAAGCTCTCTAATGTAATTACAATGTTCTGATTTAGTTTTATCTAGAATGAAGACTCCAAAATCCCTGGCCCATCAAGTCCCAAAGAAGCAAAATGACAGgtagatgttacattttttcctttgtagaaaattatataatttattaATGGGACATTTTGGTTGCCATGTATAAGTTTGCggtgttggtttttttaaattttattttgaatgTGGAAAACTGAATTAGAGCCTCTCTTCTGTACATAGGGCAGTATTGTGGTTAGGAGCTTTGAGAGCACTCGCATCAGGAGTTCATTCATGGAGATAGATTAGTTCAGTTACTTCTCTCTACCTCTTTTCGTCCTTCGTTGATGAGATAAGTCTAATGAGATACTCATCCCCAACTTGCTGATTTTGTTGCActttaaaatatgcaaatataagCATGAAAAATGTGGAGGCAGCCATGGTGACAAGCATTGCAATAGATAACTGGGAAGTTTTACCTAGGCTAGGACAAGAATAGTGGTGGCTATCATCCTGTTTCTGGTTATAGCTTCCTttgtctcattttatttttacagtttgAGTGActtcattgttgactccagggaGGACTTTTTCtcagattttaaaagaaaagaaggtaCAAGTAAGAAGGACAAATAACTCTCCATCAACAGAGGGGATGACTGTTTAGCTGGGTAGAAAGAACAAATGCTCATTGTTCCAAGCTCATAATGCTTCTTAAAGAGATGGAAGTAAATTTGGAAATGTCTGGTTTCTCTTTAGGGTAGGGGTGTCAAAgagttcatgggctggatctggcctatggagctCCATAATCAGAGGTTGCCCCTGGATCTGAGCCAGTCTACATGCTTCTGGCCTGGCCTTATATGCAGGATCTGGCACGCGTGCCAGAATGTAGTGCCTGGTCCAGCTGGTCCAAGGTCTGCATTACACAGGACATCTGCCCCAGTGGCCCTGGGTCTGCACCACACCTAATGACTGCTCTGGGACTCACGGCGCCTGGCCAGGCCAGTCTCGAAtgtatgctgcatgcagcactctTGCTAGCCAGTCCGGCACTGGATTGCATCCAGTGCCCACAGACGCTACACCACAGGTCCCAGACTGACTGGAGCAGGTGTCATGTGACATGTAGTTCCAGACCTGGGGGTTGGCCAGGGTGCCACTGGCACTGGAATCAGCACGGCGAGGTGGGGAGcatggtctgtgggcctgatccaacccAAGGAGCATTCCTACACTACTCATTCAGCCAATGGGACCAAatgggtttgacacccctgctttaaaggtaATATACAGTGATATGATGTGTCaacttctcttcctttctgttgGATtacttctctctccttcctcagcctctgcttcctgTTCCTACATTTAGTGTTGCTGTTTTTCTCCCTTCCAATTATGCCAGTTACAAAAATGGGCCGTCTATCTCTTAACCCTCTTCAATTCTGTTTGCTTTCAACTAAAAGGAAACCTGGCTGCCAAAGGCAAGCCTGCTCCCATTCCCTCCACTGCTCATTCAAATAGCTTATTTAAGAAATAGAACTGACATTAATATTATGTTAAAACAAAGTCTTAAACATACATAGCTGCAGAAACTTTTATCAAGGGTGCAGCTGTGATGGTGTTTGCTAGACCCTTGCAACTTCTCTCAGACTCATCATGCCCCTCTAGAGTCCGTGGATGTGTCTTTTGGCTATTTCTCAGTTGCATTGTTGCTAGATCACATGGACTTAAGTGTAAACGTGCATGGAAATCCTAAGATATTTCTCTGTGTAGGGTTCTCGTGTTTTCTAAAGCATCTGCCAGATTGATATTAAAACAAAAGCTGATGTCTGTGAAGCTAAATTAGTGGGTTGtttatatttatcttttaaaTTGCAGTGCTGAAAGATGTTTGGGCTCGAGAGAAACCCGTGGCTAGAGGAAAGGAAAATGCTTGCTATAGGGAACAGCTGCGTTTGGAGTTTTTAAGTGACAGTGACACTGAAGATTCTGTTTTTATAAAAAGTACGTGGCGGGACCGCCACCAAAAGAGTGGCGAGAAGGGCTTGAAGAAGAACCTGAGACGCACAAAACAACCCCCTTCTCACATACAAAAAGATCTTGCTTTTTCTAAATATAATCTGAGCCCATCTCTGGATGAGAAGGAACAAGGTTGTGAAGGGGAGAGTACAGAGGACAAAATACAAACCTTAGTGTTGCAACAAAATGCGATGGTAGAATCAGACATCTCAGAAGATGAATTTGAATCATTAATAGAGCGGGTAAAAAAGCGAAGCACACCTCTGACTCCAAGTTTACCCATGAACAAAACCACAGTCTGTCAACCAGCTACCAAAGGTAGGAGAAATCCATTCTTTATTCTGTCTTAATCCTCTTAATTTAGCAAGTATTGTCCAAATGGGCAGCAGGACTTCCTTATACTCTTCTTCTTAAAGGTTTGTTATATGTAAATCACGCCTAAAGTCCTTTCAGACCTGTCTGAAACAAATGATACACTTAACCATTTCCTTTTTTGGCCCGTATTTGGCCTATAATATTTAACCTTTGGATTATGTAGTGTTCTGCTGCTTTGTAGTCAATCTCTTAATTCCTTATTCTTTGGTAGAAATGCCTAATATTTGGTTCATTTAGGTTCGTAATCTTTTTGTGTATGCTTGTAGAACTGGAAAACTTCAGGTCTTCCTGTGAAAGCATACAGCAGACTGTTCAGAGGGAGAGAATCCAGAGGCAAAACTCAGAATCTTTGCTGAAAGATGCTTCTTCCAGTTCAGTGCCTTGTACGAGACTTCTTGAGATCCAGTCAGTTAATTGCATGCATCCATCCCTATCCGAGAAAAGGTAAACCTCTCTTTGTTCTTGTCACATGTtcagagaaaataaaaagcagctaAAAAAGAAGCTTGAATTCAATTCTGAGGCAAAGTACTGCTATTATGTTCTCACCAGTACTTCCTGTTTGTCATGCTCAAAAGAAACAGATAAAAAAATTGTGCTTCCTTAATGCTTGCACTACTGTTTTGAAAAGCTTTTTCTTTCTGTACTCTAGTTTAAGGCTCTGAAATCTTTGGTGTGTATAAGGTGGGACTTGTTTCCAACTAAAAGGAATGGACTTGTTTTGCAATTTGTAAGCTACTCTTGAAAACAGTGTATATAGTTCCATGAGTTTCAAATAGTTTATATTCATAAATACTGGTCATGTCCACATGAGACGTTTattgcgcagtagactaattagacTCCCTGTAGACACTGAGaggcacccctattaggctggagtaaaccaatatactctgcagcaggatagtacttgtaaacacaagtgctATCCGGgcgcagagtaaaaaactctccagcagtgcacgtgtagatgctagagggctgactggggcacgaggTTAACCCTGCACTGGCCTGGCTCGATGTGCTGTGATTCCTGGCACGTGTGCAGACGTGTGCCCAGCAGCCTATTGCTGCGCATTAATGGGCACGTGTTGGCACGCCCACTATGTACTTGTGGCATTACCATTGATGACAACATTGGGCATGTGCATAACCTTTGTACTAATGTAGGGATATGAGTACATTTTGCTATGAGGGCTGTCACACTGACACACTCCAAACATGCTCCTCTTCCATGGATGAGACTTTGGGGCTTTGCATCAGGAGTATGTGTACTTGAGATCAGAATCTTCCAAACAGTGATGACTGAGCCACATCACATAATCTGTTCTCATGCCACCCCCAACTCATCCTCATGAAGGCCCAGAGCATTTGAAGGGTTTTTGGTTTAgaatctccctatgcctgaagaagggtgcttgtgtccaaaagcttgagAAGAAGtgtgttccaactactcagttggtctaataaaagatattacatctacccaaagaagcttgcctgcaaGAACTTTTGTAGTAtttcaggtccttctctgcctGGGGCAACAAGACTGAATAAGCAGTGTTTGCTTTCTATcctttaaagcaggggtatcaaacatgcAGCCTGTAGAACCCTGCCATCcagccctcagtgctgccccAGGGTCCAATCAGACCGCATGGAGCACACTGCACTCCAGTGGTGTGGAGCTAGACCTCAGGCTGGATCAGGTCCGTTGACCCGCTCCCCTTGGAGTCTCTGACTCCAAACCCCATCTCCAGGTCGGGGCCAGAGTTGGAACTACAGCAGCaatttgcccccctccctctgTTTGTATTTGAATCGAAGATGAGGGGTCCCCGCCATACTGTATAAGGTAAGTAACCATTCCTTTCTAGAAAACGTACGTGACGGGTTAACTTTTTTGCTGCTATTTTTCTTGCAGATCAAATCTTTGTCCAGTGCCTGGCTGTTTCTTACAAGATCTCTCAAAACCAACATCTCAATATGTGAAGGATTTCAGGAGGAAAAAGGAGGTGTTGACAGAGGAACTCTACAGTCTTTATAACAGCACCATCTTTGAGCAAAAGGTAGTCATATACACACGTTTCCATTACAGAACAAATAAAACCCATGGATTCTCTGCTACTTCTAATTTTCTGTGTGAAATGATGGCTCTTTTATTCTGGCTCCTTATCTCAAACTCAGCTGAAACTCAGTTTTCTGGCAAGTGTCTTATGTTTGAATGAGGTCAAAAGATAGATGGTTTTGTAAAGCAATTTCCTATAGCTTTAATGCAGAGATTTTTCTAACTTGCCCAGCTCAGGTGATAGTTAAGTCTTGAGAGTATCTTCCAGAACACAAGAAGTGGCATACTGGGTCacaccaatggtccatctagtccagtatcctgcCTTTGACAGTGGTAGGAcaggatgctttagagggagaccTTTGAACTGGGTATGTGTAGAATGATCTATCCCCTGTTCATTACCCTCTCTGGCCTCCACCATCATttgtttagagatgccagaggatacaTCTGACAGACGTCATCAATAATTGGTGGTGTGATCCAGATAGGGGATCGTAGTATTAAAGGTGCATCAGTCCgatatcagatcagtactgatataaagaaaactggctgtattggaTATTGGCCCGATGGGGCCCGTAATTTGGCTGATAAAcgcctgtgctgtgtgcaggctcagc encodes the following:
- the GCNA gene encoding germ cell nuclear acidic protein isoform X3, which gives rise to MRSACRKSFLRPGNTRGRGAEFECGGAALRPRSCSLTISSSDDEEFEMFLSRMKTPKSLAHQVPKKQNDSLSDFIVDSREDFFSDFKRKEGTMLKDVWAREKPVARGKENACYREQLRLEFLSDSDTEDSVFIKSTWRDRHQKSGEKGLKKNLRRTKQPPSHIQKDLAFSKYNLSPSLDEKEQGCEGESTEDKIQTLVLQQNAMVESDISEDEFESLIERVKKRSTPLTPSLPMNKTTVCQPATKELENFRSSCESIQQTVQRERIQRQNSESLLKDASSSSVPCTRLLEIQSVNCMHPSLSEKRSNLCPVPGCFLQDLSKPTSQYVKDFRRKKEVLTEELYSLYNSTIFEQKLPEKMEIIWNKKMRKTAGYCVTGQTKGPELQRYARIELSEKVCDSADRLRDTLIHEVCHAATWIINGIRDGHGPIWRFYAKKSTVIHPELPMVTRCHSYEIKYKFTYECSVCKATIGRHSKSLDTERFVCAHCRGQLVLCQSSRKDGTPVRTQLTPFAKYVKENYGSTKKKQHALSHAEVMRKLSADFASKTRLLDS
- the GCNA gene encoding germ cell nuclear acidic protein isoform X4; protein product: MSAECQSKKGQSCSLTISSSDDEEFEMFLSRMKTPKSLAHQVPKKQNDSLSDFIVDSREDFFSDFKRKEGTMLKDVWAREKPVARGKENACYREQLRLEFLSDSDTEDSVFIKSTWRDRHQKSGEKGLKKNLRRTKQPPSHIQKDLAFSKYNLSPSLDEKEQGCEGESTEDKIQTLVLQQNAMVESDISEDEFESLIERVKKRSTPLTPSLPMNKTTVCQPATKELENFRSSCESIQQTVQRERIQRQNSESLLKDASSSSVPCTRLLEIQSVNCMHPSLSEKRSNLCPVPGCFLQDLSKPTSQYVKDFRRKKEVLTEELYSLYNSTIFEQKLPEKMEIIWNKKMRKTAGYCVTGQTKGPELQRYARIELSEKVCDSADRLRDTLIHEVCHAATWIINGIRDGHGPIWRFYAKKSTVIHPELPMVTRCHSYEIKYKFTYECSVCKATIGRHSKSLDTERFVCAHCRGQLVLCQSSRKDGTPVRTQLTPFAKYVKENYGSTKKKQHALSHAEVMRKLSADFASKTRLLDS
- the GCNA gene encoding germ cell nuclear acidic protein isoform X5 produces the protein MFLSRMKTPKSLAHQVPKKQNDSLSDFIVDSREDFFSDFKRKEGTMLKDVWAREKPVARGKENACYREQLRLEFLSDSDTEDSVFIKSTWRDRHQKSGEKGLKKNLRRTKQPPSHIQKDLAFSKYNLSPSLDEKEQGCEGESTEDKIQTLVLQQNAMVESDISEDEFESLIERVKKRSTPLTPSLPMNKTTVCQPATKELENFRSSCESIQQTVQRERIQRQNSESLLKDASSSSVPCTRLLEIQSVNCMHPSLSEKRSNLCPVPGCFLQDLSKPTSQYVKDFRRKKEVLTEELYSLYNSTIFEQKLPEKMEIIWNKKMRKTAGYCVTGQTKGPELQRYARIELSEKVCDSADRLRDTLIHEVCHAATWIINGIRDGHGPIWRFYAKKSTVIHPELPMVTRCHSYEIKYKFTYECSVCKATIGRHSKSLDTERFVCAHCRGQLVLCQSSRKDGTPVRTQLTPFAKYVKENYGSTKKKQHALSHAEVMRKLSADFASKTRLLDS